A genomic region of Candidatus Bathyarchaeota archaeon contains the following coding sequences:
- a CDS encoding NAD+ synthase, with protein MAHSWDVPSIDPAETTEEICRFIRDVVDKAGAQGVVVGLSGGVDSSVTAALCVRALGASRVLALLMPTSFTPKRDVEDAMDLAKSLDVEYRVIPIDDMVKAFLNALPYKQGEPSYRMPAANLRARVRMVILYYHANLMRRLVAGSGDRSELLIGYFTKYGDGAVDFLPIAHLYKTQVRELARWLGIPERIAYKPSSPQLYPGHRAVDELPADYPVLDKVLVGLFELKLKPEEVAERLNVAEELVLETLRRYESTIHKRRLPPMLKPLPTI; from the coding sequence TTGGCCCATAGTTGGGATGTCCCCTCCATAGACCCGGCTGAGACGACCGAGGAGATCTGCCGCTTCATAAGGGATGTGGTCGATAAGGCCGGGGCTCAGGGGGTCGTCGTAGGCTTAAGCGGAGGAGTAGACAGTAGCGTTACAGCGGCTCTATGCGTTAGGGCTTTAGGGGCTAGTAGGGTGTTAGCGCTTCTGATGCCTACATCGTTCACGCCTAAGAGAGACGTGGAAGACGCTATGGACCTGGCTAAGAGTCTTGATGTCGAGTATAGAGTCATACCTATCGACGATATGGTCAAGGCTTTCCTGAACGCTCTACCGTATAAGCAGGGGGAGCCATCGTATAGGATGCCGGCTGCAAACCTCAGAGCCAGGGTCAGAATGGTCATACTGTATTATCATGCAAACCTCATGAGGCGGCTTGTAGCGGGCTCGGGGGATAGAAGCGAGCTTCTAATCGGATACTTCACCAAGTACGGTGACGGGGCTGTAGACTTTCTACCGATAGCTCATCTCTATAAGACCCAGGTTAGGGAGCTGGCTAGGTGGCTTGGAATACCTGAGCGTATAGCTTATAAACCCAGTAGCCCCCAGCTGTATCCGGGCCATAGGGCAGTGGACGAGCTACCGGCGGATTATCCAGTCTTAGATAAAGTTCTCGTAGGGCTGTTTGAGCTCAAGCTCAAGCCAGAAGAAGTAGCGGAGAGGCTTAACGTAGCCGAGGAATTGGTTCTAGAAACCTTGAGACGCTACGAGTCGACCATCCATAAGCGGAGACTACCGCCGATGCTTAAACCCTTACCGACCATTTAG
- a CDS encoding winged helix-turn-helix transcriptional regulator: MNLNREKLKLLEDAFSSRGRVRILAVLCEYGELNLSEVARKTGLNSTSTVNHLKVLTEKGLVAERRFGRVKMYRLNLENPKTKLITDFLKNWFHKDP, from the coding sequence TTGAACTTGAACCGGGAGAAATTAAAGCTTTTAGAAGACGCGTTTTCCTCTAGGGGGCGTGTAAGGATTCTTGCGGTCCTATGCGAATACGGCGAACTCAACTTGTCTGAGGTCGCTAGGAAAACCGGTTTAAACAGTACTTCTACCGTTAACCACCTCAAGGTTTTAACCGAGAAGGGTCTAGTAGCCGAGAGACGGTTCGGCAGGGTTAAGATGTACCGGCTCAACCTAGAGAACCCTAAGACAAAGTTGATAACAGACTTTCTTAAAAACTGGTTTCATAAAGACCCTTAA
- the lysS gene encoding lysine--tRNA ligase, which yields MNPEAFKHWVEKAADSIEEYWGSEGEVVCSGGLSVSGLQHVGRLRGEITLVDAVRKVLEDRGRRVRHLLVLYTQDNWKGKEAQLKAFKNPEEAKKYRGWRLIEVPDPEGCHKNWVEHYWRSFGDYLDEFAKSVEVHTTTSLYKMDAMKRVVREVLEKSEAVRRVINKYRRRKPYPEGWIPYEPLCENCRRIDSAKSLEVDLKSYKVRYVCLNCGYEGWCSLEDGKLNWRLEWAAIWKALGVMFEPYGKDHATPGGSRDSCKDLAQNVLGFKPPIGVAYEWVGYVVGGKDLGDMGSSDFIGFTPEDWVKVAEPEVLRYYYLVNEPMKRLTLGLDRVYRYVDMYDMAERIYYGVEKPDRPGWELENIRRSFELAQLKPLPSEMPFQLSYLHAVILVQTLPEDCLLENAVKRLKSTGMLKRDPDPVSASRIGSRLRLALNWVRSYAPERFKVSLLEELTREVEAKLSEDDKNMLRKMLEIFEDTDWDEDSIKKAMVGFTSTLTRREMRRLFRALYLVFFGEESGPRIAPYLAMLDKSWVLERLREAIG from the coding sequence TTGAACCCGGAGGCGTTTAAACACTGGGTCGAGAAGGCCGCCGATAGTATAGAGGAGTATTGGGGCTCTGAGGGAGAAGTCGTCTGCAGCGGCGGGTTATCGGTTTCTGGGCTTCAGCACGTCGGCCGTTTAAGGGGTGAGATAACGCTCGTAGACGCCGTTAGAAAGGTTCTCGAAGACCGGGGTAGACGGGTCCGCCACCTCCTCGTCTTGTATACGCAGGATAACTGGAAGGGTAAGGAGGCTCAGCTCAAGGCGTTTAAGAACCCTGAGGAGGCTAAGAAGTATAGGGGCTGGAGGCTGATAGAGGTTCCGGACCCCGAAGGCTGTCATAAGAACTGGGTCGAACACTATTGGAGAAGCTTCGGAGACTACCTCGACGAGTTCGCTAAATCCGTAGAAGTGCATACGACGACCAGCCTCTACAAGATGGACGCTATGAAGAGGGTCGTACGCGAGGTTCTGGAGAAAAGCGAGGCCGTTAGACGTGTTATCAACAAGTATAGGCGTAGAAAGCCCTACCCCGAGGGCTGGATCCCCTACGAGCCCCTATGCGAAAACTGCCGCAGGATCGACTCGGCCAAGTCGCTCGAAGTAGACTTGAAATCCTACAAGGTCCGATACGTATGTCTAAACTGCGGCTACGAGGGATGGTGTAGCCTAGAAGATGGCAAGCTTAACTGGAGGCTTGAGTGGGCTGCCATATGGAAGGCTCTAGGCGTCATGTTCGAGCCGTACGGTAAGGACCACGCTACACCCGGCGGCTCAAGGGATAGCTGCAAGGACTTAGCTCAGAACGTCTTAGGGTTTAAGCCTCCCATAGGTGTCGCTTATGAATGGGTTGGATACGTGGTCGGCGGTAAAGACCTAGGCGATATGGGTAGTAGCGACTTCATAGGGTTCACACCTGAGGACTGGGTTAAGGTCGCTGAGCCTGAGGTTCTCAGATACTACTATCTCGTGAACGAGCCTATGAAGAGGCTGACCTTGGGGTTAGACCGTGTCTACCGTTACGTCGACATGTATGATATGGCCGAGCGTATATATTACGGGGTAGAGAAGCCCGATAGGCCTGGTTGGGAGCTTGAGAACATCCGTAGAAGCTTCGAACTGGCTCAGCTTAAACCCCTCCCAAGCGAAATGCCGTTTCAGCTAAGTTATCTACACGCCGTAATCCTCGTCCAGACGCTTCCAGAAGATTGTCTTTTAGAGAACGCTGTTAAACGGCTTAAATCCACGGGAATGCTTAAGAGAGATCCCGACCCTGTATCCGCCTCTAGGATAGGGTCTAGGCTCAGACTGGCTTTAAACTGGGTCAGAAGCTACGCACCTGAGAGGTTTAAGGTGTCTCTTCTAGAGGAGCTCACCCGGGAGGTCGAGGCTAAGCTAAGCGAGGACGATAAAAACATGCTTAGGAAGATGCTCGAGATATTCGAAGACACGGATTGGGATGAAGATTCCATCAAGAAGGCTATGGTCGGGTTCACGTCGACTTTGACTAGACGAGAGATGCGTAGGCTCTTCAGGGCGCTTTACCTAGTCTTCTTCGGTGAGGAAAGTGGTCCTAGAATCGCTCCTTATCTGGCGATGCTGGATAAGAGCTGGGTTTTGGAGCGTCTTAGGGAAGCCATCGGTTAA